In Entelurus aequoreus isolate RoL-2023_Sb linkage group LG12, RoL_Eaeq_v1.1, whole genome shotgun sequence, the DNA window ggtaccaggtacacctatgagcatccttatgcttgaacatggtgtttgttatcgcaagtccgtgactagcacagaagtccaataacaatccaccactcaggttcagatcagggagaccgttcctcccaatcacgccagtccaagtatcactgtcattgcccacgtgcgcgttgaagtcccccagcaagactatggaatcccctgccggcgccccatacaggaccccatgcaaggtatccaagaaggctgaatactctgaactcctgtttggtgcgtatgcacaaacaacagtcagagttttcccccctccaaccctaaggcgaagggaggcgaccctcttgtccactggggtgaactccaacgtacaggcactcagccggggactcgtgagtatccccacacccgcctgtgccctcacaccctgagcaactccagaagtgaacaaggtccatcccttgtccaggagtgtggtttcagagcccttgctatgcgtagaggtaagccccaccagatccaaccggtagcgctccacctctcgcaccagctcaggctccttccccaccagcgtagagacgttccacgtcccgaaagtcagcctctgctgccccgaattggtccgtccggagcctccactttcaccgccatccacttggcagcgcacccgaccccactggttccgaccgcgggtggtgggcccacgtggcagagaagatggtgtgtccacgtagcttcttcgggctgtgcccggccgggctccgtggcaagcccggccaccaggcgctcgctgacgagccctacctccgggcctagctccggaggagggccccgggcttcctccgggccgggtaacgcatcctcttttagtgtagttcatggggggtatcgtaaccctgatgggggggcattcgggtgctacaccttgcccaagggtgacccggaactatgtaaggcaggggcgttcaactccctgaggcttaatacaagcccacataggTTTCATGTAACTATGTTTATTACCAAATATTTACAATTTTAGTGTTCACTATCGAGTGAGACTTTTTACCCCAGCTGTGGGGTAAATTGTCACAGTGCTTGGGGTAAATTGTCTCACTCCATTTGTACACGATCCACGCCATTTGTACACGATCATTCTCTGGATTGAAGTTGCTTCTGCTGTTCTCAATGATATGGTTTTATTTCTATCAAGAAAACCTCTTGCCCAGTCAGATCCAGCCATCTCGTATTCGATCCAGGGTGGTGGTATATTGGTAACTTTGTTTGCCAGTGCCATTTGATATGCCAGCTTTCTTAAATCCGTAATTGTAATTCCATGGAATATTTTTGCATCTttttttacataccgtattttccgcaccataagccgccccgtgttataagccgcaccttcaacgaatggcatatttcaaaactttgttcacctgtaagccgccccgtgttataagccgcacctacgctgcgctaaagggaatgtcaaaaaaacagtcagataggtcagtcaaactttaataatatattacaaaccagcgttctaacaactctgttcactcccaaaatgtaatgtgcaaatgtgcaatcacaaaaatagtaacactcaaagtagtgcagagcaatagcaacatcaataactcaacgttgctcgaacgttaatgtcacacaacacacaaaataaacatttaaagctcactttctgaagttattactcatccacaaatccctcgaattcacttgttttttgacaccatctgtgatgtggacgcgcatgcagtcgtaaatcaacagggacggagctgcgtgaaaaaagtcacccggtctcttcgcgtaaacgtctatcaaccactcgctcatcttttcttcatccatccatcccttcgagttagcttttatgatgacgccggctggaaagttctcttttgggaaggtcttccttttgaatatcaccatgggtggaagtttctgaccgttagcatggcaagctagaaccacggtgaaggacgacttctcattccctgtggtgcgaatattcaccgtacgtgctcccgttgtatccacagtgcggttcacagaaatatcaaaagtcagtggaaccttgtacgcgtgtctcttagtaggagccattttggggtctttacagaaacacacaaatgaaatgaaaggtCATATCTgcgcgcttcttctacgggggcgggtgctcaccttggcggttgcttacagtagaagaagaagcgcttcctcttctatggcgGCGGtagcttaccgtagaagaagaagcgcttcctcttctacggggaaaaaagatggcggctgtttaccgtagttgcgagacctaaactttatgaaaataaatattaatattaatccatatataaggcgcgccgggttataagccgcactgtcagcttttgagaaaatgtgtggtttttaggtgcggaaaatacggtactctaccAAACTATCCTCTATCGTTTTAGTCAGCACTTGGCGGTGAGATGTGTAACCCAGTTGAACGTCATTCAGACTGTTGTTATTGGCTTTGTAAACTTTAACATAGCGACCTAAGGTTTTATAGTTTACGTCATTGATGCTGCCTGATTTTCTGATGCTTAGACCGCCTTTAACAACAGCTTCAGCAGCAGCCTCCATCGCATCTTTCGAAAACCGTCCACGTTCTGTTTTTCGTCTGTAGTCCCGCATCTGCAAAGAAATATTATTTTGGGTTGTACAAATAGACTCAGCTTAGCCTAAACATAACAGAAATGTACAATTATTCCAGTAAAATGATGGAGACATGTTACTCTCGACTCTTGGGGTAAGTTGTCACACATTGTGACAACTTACCGCAAGGCAACTTCTGGTTCAAAACGTCATATTCGGGTCGACATGCTTTACATATCTAAGCTAGAAGTTATCCCATCCATTACTTATGTTTTTCACTATTTATTGCAACAAAAAGATTACGTTTATGACTACAAACATTAGTGTAACATCAAAATTCCTACCTTGAGCAAATCGTCTTCATAAGAAGGTAAAAATCACTGTAACTGTTTTTCTGATTCTGCTGCTAGAAACAAGATGGCTGACACTCACGCTTAAACAGAAGTATGTTTCCCGGATGTTATGACTTTAACAGGTTTCTCCCTCTACTGGAGATGCTGACAATAGGCTTGTGACAACTTTTAGCCCCACCTTCCTCTACTGGGGGTGGGACGTAAGCTCTAAcgtaaaagcttaaaaaccctaTCATAATTCTTTGCGGGAGGACTTCCTCTACAAACTGTAGTAGCACAGATTCGCTCTCCGTCTTTCCTCCATTTCTGAATGCCATCATTCTCGTCATCATTGTGACAGTTCCCCCTTTTATTTCTCTTTTCCATTCTTCTAAATTTTCCCCTCTTGGGATTCCTGTCACGACTCCTCTTGCCCCCTTTCGTTCTCCCACTTCcattttttcctttattatcttgTTGCACAGCTTTTGCAACCGCATTGCTTTGTTCTTTTGctcaagctagtcagattacttctagacctccaccccagatcacacctcactcctacccacttctccaaagtgggctggctcagggtggaggacagagtaaaacaacttgcactgagcctagtctataaaatccgctacacctccctgataccgaagtacatgtcaaactacttccttaacgtaaatgaccgccataaccacaacaccagggggagctccactaaccacgttaaacccagattccgatctaacaaaggtcttaactcattctccttttatgccacatcaatgtggaatgcactcccaacaggtgtaaaagaaagggcatctctatcctccttcaaaaccgcaataaaagttcacctccaggcaactacaaccctaaactaacaccctccccggattgttaataatcaaatgtagatactttttcttatactttctgatctctccactacttgctgtacatatcctaccaagtcagacctacactatttcaatgtccatttctctgttctcaattgttgatgactgatgataacaaccaaacctaccaccctccacaccccggattgtaaataatgcaaataattcaatgtacaaaccccgtttccatatgagttgggaaattgtgttagatgtaaatataaacggaataaaatgatttgcaaataattttcaacccatattcagttgaatatgctacaaagacaacatatttgatgttcaaactgataaactttttttgttgttgcaaataatcattaactttagaatttgatgccagcaacacgtgacaaagaagttgggaaaggtggcaataaatacggattaagttgaggaatgctcatcaaacacttatttggaacatcccacaggtgaacaggctaattgggaacaggtgggtgccatgattgggtataaaagtagattccatgaaatgctcagtcattcacaaacaaggatggggcgagggtcaccactttgtcaaccaatgcgtgagcaaattgttgaacagtttaagaaaaacctttctcaagcagctattgcaaggaatttagggatttcaccatctacggtctgtaatatcatcaaagggttcggagaatctggagaaatcactgcacgtaagcagctaagcccgtgaccttccatccctcaggctgtactgcatcaacaagcgacatcagtgtgtaaaggatatcaccacatgggctcaggaacacttcagaaacccactgtcagtaactacagttggtcgctacatctgtaagtgcgagttaaaactctcctatgcatttttactaatgttttggtgatgtgtttatggccgacaataaagagttttgctcagtaaagtgatggatggaattcatgtcctcaaagcgtctcgacagacgttgcaatatttgaacaaggatgacgaaaagtgtttcctctgtcgtgtccgtgttgtgtcgaaaattgttaagcgcttatttttttatttgattttgtgcgtggcatagatttgccgtgcgcagaggacgcttgagcagtgcgcaattgcacaggcgcgcacctcagagggaacgttgctgtcaattctcttatatactctttcattctagacttctagagtgtttgattatcacatcacgcgaaatgtatagactataaagttcacaaacataaagagggatgctagtgggccaggccaatctttccttatcgcTAAacaaaaactggggaaatgtgtagagtgttctgggattcagacatgattttgtgtcagaattccttgaggaaaaaatgcatggtaggctttgtgtatgtagtgtgtgccttccttgctttacagctatgttgttattatgctgtttgttacttatgtatgttatgttgcagctatataaaatagttttgtcaatttgttctggccagaaacaaattggcctttgtaacatatctttgtctttgtgtgttgtatgtagagcacattgcttagcagagttcagtgatgcaaatgcatgtcaagttgatcaacagcttGTATTCTACAAATACTATATCAAAAAACCTAAATAATGGAATAAAAGAGGtgaaaacaggtgaaatgtaacaaagaAAAGTTGCTTTGTTGATTCTaataaagctgccatgcaggttgttttctctttaaagctgtcattgctcaaaaataataatgaatcaaactcaaatgttattatcaattatttaaactattcaaggctccaattacgtcacttaAAACATTTGacttcaaaatattttttccgggAAAATATTGGATATTTTGTGTTTACCTTAAAAAAACTAAAGGTTTTTGACTAAAAGGGAGAaatcaaatacaaaaaatgaagaaGCTGTCACGTACTCGCATGGCTGCTCTAGTTTTGACCCCAAaatgcaggagacaggaggacgACGTGCAAGTGAGAGTCTTTTAATTCCCACAAGGAGCACAAGGAGGTGCAGCAGGGAGTTCTCAAGAACTCCAAGGTTGTGTTTGTTAGTAAACTCAAGAACAACACAGTTCTCTGTTTCTATCAGCCAGTAGTTTGGTTCCTCTGCTGTGATTTTGTTCATCCAGTCCTGTTTGGATTCTGCTTTCCTGCTGTTGCTGTCATAGTAACTAATCTCAACTCCATCAACATAACCAACAATCACACACTCTGGGAAGTTTGGAACTTGAGAGGTCGTAGTGTGGAAATACTGCAGCGTGTGAATCACTGAAAGAAGAACACAACAAGAtgactttgtattattttgtttcatgttcaacaATCTTGCACTGTGAATATTTGAGCTCGTTCAgtcttcagtaggcctttaaagtcaacaTCAAACACTGCTAGATATCACAGTCAAGACTCACATGGTGTTCTATGACAAGTAcaacacatgaataatatattttattattggacATCTGTTGACACTTTCAACAGTTTGAAAATAAACTTATCTTTTCTCCAATGGAGGCTGAATATGAACACAAGCTGTTCTGCCCATTTGATgtcgactcttactgacaccttgtggcgggaTAATGTTACTACACTTGATTACTTTCTGACACTTCCGTGGTTGAAGATTTCAGGAGGTCAGTGTTTCTTTTTACAAGCCTTGGACAAATAAGTCTTTCAACAAGAAAAAACTGAAGCGAAAACAAATAACGGATTTCTCTGCGTCTGGAACTTTCTTGGAACACTTTGAATATTTTGTTGAATGATGAAGAAAAGGAGaaacaataaaatatgtttaaaaagaaCCAGGTTTAAGTAATTAAGAGCTTGAATAATATAAGAATGAATATAATTAATAAGTAATAGAAACTCTCAGAAGTCAAATAAGTGAAGGCATAAAGAGGATTGATGAATAAtcatttataaagttataaaaaggaCTTACCAGGCGTCACGCTGTGCATTTGCACGACCAGAAGAAAGAATACAAACAAGTTCATGATGTCAGCACGAAACAAAAAGATTTTTGTCACTTTTAATCCCGCAGAGAAAGACAAAAGTGACGAACATTCGCTTGACTCGCAATTGGACAAATGAAGCAGGAAATGTCGAGGCTCTTTTAATAATGCTCCACCTGAGCCAATGAGGAGTCAGCATTCTGCAACGTCACTGTTATTAGGGATGACGAAACGCTATTGTGAAGAGAAAGGTGGAAGTGTCACGCccattttcttcccatcacaaaaacattcctaacccccatttacttccggggtaatTTCCGCccacgtcagttcctcttacttacgtcatttcctcttacgtcattgccagcgatcgataaatccaaatctcctgaaaatggtggtgtcactggatgatattcgtctttatctgtcccaggggacttatgtcaaacaccagcaggcttcgcaacatttcaagcggagtgttagggccgctgctgcgaacttctgtcttcgtggtaacgtgcaaaaaatattaattaatatataatactgttaaatgtccgtactactttaaatcaacattattgttgaaaccatttcactaatattaattaatatataatactgttaaatgtctgtactttaaatcaacattattgttgaaacatttcagtaatattaattgatatataatgttaaatgtctgtactttaaatcaacattattgttgataattcagacgttttgttaacgctgtattataaaaaagagtcaaacgaagtgctatcgatcgctgtcaatgacgtaagaggaactgacgtaagcggaaatgaccccggaagtaaatgggggttaggaaggtttttttttaatttatttttttttattttttttcagttatcttgcatttattatacaagatgcatttttttattttttttttatttttttatttttttaaaaaaaagttttatttatacatttcaacatttctggttaggaaggtttttgtgatgggaagaaaattggcgtgacagctgcagtcAACTAACAAGAAGTCTTCTACTGGACTCACTAGAGAGCGCCCCTTGTGGCCACGTCAGGTAAATGCTTGTGTGGCTTTTCTGGGAAATCACGTGACTTGACAAATAAAAGTTTGCCGCCAAActtagaaagaaaagaaagaaagaggaaTGAAGGTGAGATTTAGAGTTGAGAGTAATGACATCCAATCAGTGATGGTATTGTAGTCCTCTCAAGAAAGCATCAATACAAATAATGATTGATAGACATAAAGTCGCTACTTCTTTTTATTTCACCTTTTAACTTTCACTTCCATGATGTCTCCCAAGCGTGAGGCGTCCCTGGTGGGGTAACGGGACACGCTTTGGCCTCGCATGGGTTGGATTCCCGGCCAGGGTTGCATCAGGAAGTTTCATCCTGAGTAACAAGTTAGCAGAATTAAAGCATTCATGCCGTTGACTGGCTGTGGCCAAAGTGCTGAACGTGTGAGACCAACATTGAAGGTGGCAATGAATGGGGTAGAGGGGCCCACAAAGATACTCTTTCAGAGGGACCACAATTCCCAGCAAGGGCCTTAATTGACAAGCAATattaaacaaatgataaataacTATGATATCAATAAATGTAACAATGGTAATACAATGTTATGTAGCAAAGTAAAAATTGTGTTTCTTATCTAAGTAAATGTAACTGGTTACTACTCACCTGTGTGGATAAGTGTGTTCACTTTTGACAGCTAcgacaaaataaaagtaaaacaataaaaatgatttatttgtcataaaaaacatcTTTATCTTTCATGACGGTCGCTGCGTTTAGAAACAAGCAGTCAATGTTTGGCTTCACCGTGTCtaatttcactttcactttctttgATGTTGTGCCAGCAGAAGCGTCTGCCTCACACGTtcggtagggctgcgaatctttgggtgtcccacgattcgattcaatatcgattcttggggtcacgatttaaTTCAAACcaaaatttttttcaattcaacgcgattctcgagtcaaaaacgattttttcccgattcaaaaggattctctattcattcaatacatagatttcagcaggatctaccccagtctgctgacatgcaagcagagtagtagatttttgtaaaaagcttttataattgtaaagaacaatgttttatcaactgattgcaataatgtacatttgtttcaactattaaatgaaccaaaaatattttatctttgtgaaaatattggacacagtgtgttgtcaagcttatgagatgcgatgcaagtgtaagccactgtgacactattgttcttttttaaaaaaattttttttataaatgtctaacgataatgtcaatgagggatttttaatcacagctatgttgaaattgtaactaatattgatactgttgttgataatattcctttttgtttcactacttttggtttgttctgtgtcgtgtttgtgtctgtaaataatgtaaataattcaatgtatatactctgatgattaacttgtgtgatgactgtattatgatgatagtatatatctgtatcatgaatcaatttaagtggaccccgacttaaacaagttgaaaaacttattcgggtgttaccattttgtggtcaattgtacggaatatgtacttcactagaTAAACATATTGGAGACTAATATCAAACATTTTCTGTACAAGAAACAAtacttatatttaaaaaaaattctggtaTGGTATTTTAAAATCTAGCAATTATTTCctgaaataaaatgaaaatgatgTATCAGTAAAGCATGCTTAACAATAATGTTTTTTCAGTACAGTTATTTcctaaacttatatatatatttaaaaatgtatttaatttttataatttatattttaaaatctataattaaaaaattatattgtttttatattagaaaatcattgtcacatgttttttccattttactTTAGGAAATaattgctatttaaaaaaaaaaaaaaaaaaaaaaaaacatgccagAAAAATGTTAAGCTAATATTATCattagcctatatatatatatatatatatatatatatatatatatatatatatatatatatatatatatatatatatatatatatacacggccctgtgatgagatggcgacttgtccagggtgtaccccgccttccgcccgaatgcagctgagataggcgccagcaccccccgcgaccccaaaaaaagggacaagtggtagaaaatggatggatggatatatatacatatatgtatatgtatatatacacacacacatatatatacacatttatatacacacacacacacacacacatatatatatatatatatatatatatatatatatatatatatatatatatatatatatatatatatatatatatatatatacacacacacatatatacagtatatacactaccattcaaaagtttagggtcacattgaaatgtccttatttttgaaggaaaagcactgtacttttcaatgaagataactttaaactagtcttaactttaaagaaatacactctatacattgctaatgtggtaaatgactattctagctgcaaatgtctgctttttggtgcactttctacattggtgtatagaggcccatttccagcaactatccctccagtgttctaatggtacaatgtgtttgctcattggctcagaaggctaattgatgattacaaaacccttgtgcaatcatgttcacacatctgaaaacactttagctcgttacagaagctacaaaactgaccttcctttgagcagattgagttgctggagcatcacatttgtggggtcaattaaacgctcaaaatggccaggaaaagagaactttcatctgaaactcgacagtcttttcttgttcttagaaatgaaggctattccacaaaattgtttggctgaccccaaacttttgaacggtagtgtatatatatactgtatatatacgtatatatgtatatgtatatatactgtatatatatatatgtatatatgtatatgtatatatatatatatataggttgattggcaacacaaaaaattggccctggtgtgtgaatgtgagtgtgaatgttgtctgtctatctgtgttggccctgcgatgaggtggcgacttgtccagggtgtaccccgccttccgcccgaatgcagctgagataggctccagcaccccccccccctcccgcgaccccaaaagggacaagcggtagaaaatggatggaaggatatatatattactgtcgtggtcaaaagtttacatacacttgtaaagaacataatgtcatggctttcttgagtttccaatcatttctacaactcttatttttttgtgatagagtgattggaggacatacttgttggtcacaaaaaacattgatgaagtttggttcttttatgaatttattatgggtctactgaaaatgtgaccaaatctgctgggtcaaaagtatacatacagcaacatacatgatacattttggtgatgtagaaacgtTGCAATTCAAGTTTTATCACTGCCACGATTAGAAAGAAAACCTTcttctgctgagagaaaattggtcaggatgatcaagagtcaaccgagaaccaccaaaaagcaggtctgcaatgaattggaagttgctggaacacaggtgtcatgtccacagtcaagcgtgttttgcatcgccatggactgagaggctaccatgcaagaaggaagcccttgctccagaagccacaccttaaaaCTCATCTAAAGTTTGCtgttgatcacatggacaaagataagaccttctgaaggaaagttctgtggtcagatgaaacaaaaatgtagccgtttggccacaatacccagcaatatgtttggaggagaaaaggtgaggcctttaatcccaggaacaccacacctaccgtcaagcatggtggtggtagtattatgctctgggcttgttttgctgccaatggaactggtgtttacagagagtaaatgggacaatgaaaaaggattacctccaaattctcgaGGTCAACcttaaatcatcagcccggaggttgggtcttgggcgcagttgggtgttccaacaggacaatgaccccaaacacacgtcaaacgtggtaaaggaatggctaaatcagagtagaattaaggttttagaatggccttcccaaagtcctgacttaaaccccattgagaacatgtggacaatgctgaagaaacaagtccatgtcagaaaaccaacaaatgtagctgaacttcaccaattttgtcaagaggagtggtcaacaattcagccagaagcttgtggatggctaccaaaagcgccttattgcagtgaaacttaccaagtgacatgtaaccaaatattaacattgctgtatgtatacttttgacccagcacatttgctcacatttttagtagacccataataaattcataaaagaaccaaacttcatgaaagttttttttgtgaccaacaagtatgtgctccaatcactctatcacaaaaaataagagttgcagaaattattggaaactcaagacagccatgacattatgttctttacaagtgtgtgtaaacttttgaccaggattttgtgtatatatatatatatatatatatatatatatatatatatatatatatatatatatatatatatatatatatatatatatatatatatatatatatatatatatatatatatatatatatatacacaca includes these proteins:
- the LOC133662565 gene encoding major histocompatibility complex class I-related gene protein-like; the encoded protein is MNLFVFFLLVVQMHSVTPVIHTLQYFHTTTSQVPNFPECVIVGYVDGVEISYYDSNSRKAESKQDWMNKITAEEPNYWLIETENCVVLEFTNKHNLGVLENSLLHLLVLLVGIKRLSLARRPPVSCILGSKLEQPCECGTTDEKQNVDGFRKMRWRLLLKLLLKAV